One genomic segment of Pseudorca crassidens isolate mPseCra1 chromosome X, mPseCra1.hap1, whole genome shotgun sequence includes these proteins:
- the STARD8 gene encoding stAR-related lipid transfer protein 8 isoform X2 translates to MPLLDVFWACFRKVKCFPLLQGRKNAEAEAKNACRWLRATGFPQYAQLFEEGSFPVDIGSVKKDHGFLDEDSLGALCRRLMTLNSCASMKLEVHFQCKQNEDSEEEEHCTINNHWAFQRESKRWSHVGSSDLLAPPSPGLPVTSSCESVLTELSATSLPAITVSLPPEPVGLPLLGCAPSPSGRPFLSPTQDQETPQGKAKKHRSRSFLKHLESLRRKEKGGSRQAEPERSSATSEKATKAASFRSRRGFLYRAKNRAATSASGSGTETQRAWEAWPVATFQRPQRAHWGDCLVHVPRDHKPGTFPRSLSIESLCPEDGHHLADRQPGSCWGYEGRRGSCGSTGSHTSTYDNMPELYPAEPVLAGAEAEEEEEGGDSHTHLDDILQHVWGLQQRVELWSQAMYPDLGPGDKEEEEEEEAASSVEIATSGVEGQTDEARAQGEAPALRESSAPGQADVQPGVPAQAQAPAEAELLALAEAGAPGLAQDHEQEANSGGEPTSASSLSVEGHSISDTVASSSELDSSGNSTNETEATGSLAGLQASAPRERRDSGVGASLTRPYRKLRWHSFQNSHRPSLNSESLEINRQFASQIHLLHKGSLLRLTAFMEKYTVPHKQGWVWSVPKFMKRNKTPDYRGQHVFGVPPLIHVQRTGQPLPQSIQQAMRYLRSQCLDQVGIFRKSGVKSRIQNLRQMNETSPDNVCYEGQSAYDVADLLKQYFRDLPEPIFTSKLTTTFLQIYQLLPKDQWLAAAQAATLLLPDENREVLQTLLYFLSDIASAEENQMTAGNLAVCLAPSIFHLNVSKKDNPSPRIKSKRSLVGRPGPKDLSENMAATQGLSHMISDCKKLFQVPQDMVLQLCGSYSAAELSPPGPALAELRQARASGMSLCLYMEESIQELLRDAAERFKGWMSVPGPQNTELACKKAPDGHPLCVWKASTEVAAPPAVVLHRVLRERALWDEDLLRAQVLEALMPGVELYHYVTDSMAPHPCRDFVVLRMWRSDLPRGGCLLVSQSLDPEQPVPESGVRALMLTSQYLMEPCGLGRSRLTHICRADLRGRSPDWYNKVFGHLCAMEVAKIRDSFPTLQAAGPETKL, encoded by the exons AAGCTGAGGCCAAAAACGCATGCAGGTGGCTCCGAGCGACAGGATTCCCTCAGTATGCTCAGCTTTTTGAAG AAGGTTCGTTTCCTGTGGATATTGGCTCTGTGAAGAAGGACCACGGTTTTCTGGACGAGGACTCTTTGGGGGCCTTGTGCAG GAGGCTGATGACCTTGAACAGTTGTGCCTCGATGAAACTGGAGGTTCATTTTCAATGCAAGCAG AATGAAGACTCAGAGGAGGAAGAGCATTGTACCATCAACAACCACTGGGCCTTCCAGAGAGAAAGTAAGCGCTGGTCTCATGTGGGCTCCTCTGACCTGCTGGCCCCACCGAGCCCTGGCCTGCCAGTGACCTCCAGCTGTGAGAGCGTCCTCACTGAGCTTAGTGCCACCTCCCTGCCAGCCATCACTGTGAGCCTACCACCCGAGCCAGTGGGCCTGCCCTTGCTAGGCTGTGCTCCCAGCCCAAGTGGCCGGCCCTTCCTCAGCCCCACTCAGGACCAGGAGACTCCACAAGGCAAAGCCAAGAAGCACCGTTCCCGGAGCTTCCTCAAGCACCTTGAGTCTCTGAGGCGGAAGGAAAAGGGTGGCAGCCGGCAAGCAGAGCCAGAGCGTAGTTCAGCCACCTCGGAGAAGGCCACCAAAGCCGCCTCTTTCCGAAGTCGCCGTGGCTTCCTCTACAGGGCCAAGAACCGGGCGGCCACCTCAGCCAGTGGCAGTGGCACTGAGACCCAGAGGGCCTGGGAGGCCTGGCCTGTGGCCACATTCCAGCGTCCTCAGCGGGCACACTGGGGTGACTGCCTGGTGCACGTGCCCAGGGACCACAAACCAGGTACATTCCCTCGCTCCCTGTCCATTGAGAGCCTGTGCCCTGAGGATGGACACCACCTGGCAGATCGGCAGCCAGGTAGCTGCTGGGGCTATGAAGGGCGCCGGGGCTCCTGTGGCTCCACGGGCAGCCACACCAGCACCTATGACAACATGCCTGAGCTGTACCCAGCTGAGCCTGTCCTGGCTGGTGCCGAggctgaagaggaggaggagggtggggacagCCATACTCACCTGGATGACATCCTCCAGCACGTGTGGGGGCTGCAGCAGCGGGTGGAGCTCTGGTCTCAGGCCATGTACCCAGACCTGGGGCCTGGAgataaggaagaggaagaagaggaggaagccgCTTCATCAGTAGAAATAGCCACCAGTGGAGTGGAAGGCCAGACCGATGAGGCTCGGGCCCAGGGAGAGGCTCCAGCCCTCAGGGAGTCTTCAGCCCCGGGCCAGGCGGATGTCCAGCCAGGAGTCCCGGCTCAGGCTCAGGCCCCAGCTGAGGCTGAACTTCTGGCACTGGCAGAGGCCGGGGCCCCCGGCTTGGCTCAGGATCATGAGCAGGAGGCAAATTCAGGCGGGGAGCCCACCTCTGCCTCCAGTCTGTCTGTGGAAGGACACTCCATTTCTGACACTGTGGCCTCCTCCAGTGAGCTGGACAGTAGCGGGAACTCCACAAACGAGACTGAGGCCACAGGGTCCCTGGCTGGACTCCAGGCATCAGCACCCCGTGAACGACGAGATTCAGGTGTTGGGGCCTCACTTACCAGACCCTACAG GAAGCTCCGCTGGCACAGCTTCCAGAACTCCCACCGGCCCAGCCTCAACTCAGAGTCGCTGGAGATCAACCGGCAGTTTGCCAGCCAGATCCACCTCTTGCACAAGGGCTCACTGCTGCGGCTCACCGCCTTCATGGAGAAGTACACTGTCCCCCACAAACAGGGCTGGGTCTG GTCAGTGCCCAAGTTCATGAAGAGGAACAAGACACCGGACTACCGGGGTCAGCATGTGTTTGGGGTGCCGCCCCTCATCCATGTGCAGCGCACAGGCCAGCCACTACCCCAGAGCATTCAGCAAGCCATGCGCTACCTGCGTAGCCAGTGCCTGGACCAG GTGGGCATCTTCCGCAAATCCGGGGTGAAGTCCAGGATCCAGAACCTGCGTCAAATGAACGAGACCTCCCCCGACAACGTCTGCTACGAGGGCCAGTCTGCCTATGATGTGGCTGACCTGCTGAAGCAGTATTTCCGGGACCTGCCTGAGCCAATCTTCACCAGCAAGCTCACTACCACTTTCCTACAGATCTACCAGC TCCTCCCCAAGGATCAATGGTTGGCAGCCGCGCAAGCCGCCACCTTGCTGCTCCCCGATGAGAACCGAGAGGTGCTACAGACCCTGCTCTATTTCCTGAGCGACATTGCCTCAGCTGAGGAAAACCAGATGACAGCTGGTAACCTGGCTGTGTGCCTGGCACCTTCCATCTTCCACCTCAACGTCTCCAAGAAGGATAACCCCTCCCCCAG GATCAAGAGCAAACGTAGCCTGGTTGGCCGGCCAGGCCCTAAGGACTTGAGTGAGAACATGGCTGCCACCCAGGGCCTATCACACATGATCAGTGACTGCAAGAAACTTTTCCAG GTGCCCCAGGACATGGTGCTACAACTGTGTGGCTCCTACAGTGCAGCTGAGCTCAGCCCTCCGGGCCCAGCCCTGGCTGAGCTGCGGCAGGCCCGAGCTTCTGGCATGAGCCTGTGCCTCTACATGGAAGAGAGCATCCAGGAGCTGCTGCGCGATGCCGCTGAGCGCTTCAAGGGCTGGATGAGTGTGCCAGGGCCCCAGAACACGGAGCTGGCTTGCAAGAAG GCACCAGACGGGCACCCGCTGTGTGTGTGGAAGGCATCCACAGAAGTGGCTGCCCCTCCGGCCGTGGTGCTACACCGTGTCCTGCGGGAGAGGGCCCTCTGGGATGAGGACCTTCTGCGGGCCCAGGTGTTGGAAGCCCTGATGCCGGGTGTGGAGCTGTACCACTACGTCACCGACAGCATGGCGCCCCATCCCTGCCGCGACTTTGTGGTGCTCCG GATGTGGCGCTCTGACCTGCCCCGTGGGGGTTGCCTCCTCGTCTCTCAGTCCCTGGATCCTGAGCAACCCGTGCCGGAGTCGGGGGTGCGGGCCCTGATGCTCACTTCCCAGTACCTCATGGAACCTTGCGGCCTGGGCCGCTCCCGGCTCACTCACATCTGCCGCGCTGACCTCAG GGGCCGTTCTCCTGACTGGTACAACAAAGTCTTCGGGCACCTGTGTGCCATGGAGGTGGCAAAGATCCGGGATTCCTTCCCGACCCTGCAGGCAGCTGGCCCTGAGACAAAGTTGTGA
- the STARD8 gene encoding stAR-related lipid transfer protein 8 isoform X1, whose translation MAQAQGWGQALRLPKLRTWTPRGVKDTRWDPPSWKPEAEAKNACRWLRATGFPQYAQLFEEGSFPVDIGSVKKDHGFLDEDSLGALCRRLMTLNSCASMKLEVHFQCKQNEDSEEEEHCTINNHWAFQRESKRWSHVGSSDLLAPPSPGLPVTSSCESVLTELSATSLPAITVSLPPEPVGLPLLGCAPSPSGRPFLSPTQDQETPQGKAKKHRSRSFLKHLESLRRKEKGGSRQAEPERSSATSEKATKAASFRSRRGFLYRAKNRAATSASGSGTETQRAWEAWPVATFQRPQRAHWGDCLVHVPRDHKPGTFPRSLSIESLCPEDGHHLADRQPGSCWGYEGRRGSCGSTGSHTSTYDNMPELYPAEPVLAGAEAEEEEEGGDSHTHLDDILQHVWGLQQRVELWSQAMYPDLGPGDKEEEEEEEAASSVEIATSGVEGQTDEARAQGEAPALRESSAPGQADVQPGVPAQAQAPAEAELLALAEAGAPGLAQDHEQEANSGGEPTSASSLSVEGHSISDTVASSSELDSSGNSTNETEATGSLAGLQASAPRERRDSGVGASLTRPYRKLRWHSFQNSHRPSLNSESLEINRQFASQIHLLHKGSLLRLTAFMEKYTVPHKQGWVWSVPKFMKRNKTPDYRGQHVFGVPPLIHVQRTGQPLPQSIQQAMRYLRSQCLDQVGIFRKSGVKSRIQNLRQMNETSPDNVCYEGQSAYDVADLLKQYFRDLPEPIFTSKLTTTFLQIYQLLPKDQWLAAAQAATLLLPDENREVLQTLLYFLSDIASAEENQMTAGNLAVCLAPSIFHLNVSKKDNPSPRIKSKRSLVGRPGPKDLSENMAATQGLSHMISDCKKLFQVPQDMVLQLCGSYSAAELSPPGPALAELRQARASGMSLCLYMEESIQELLRDAAERFKGWMSVPGPQNTELACKKAPDGHPLCVWKASTEVAAPPAVVLHRVLRERALWDEDLLRAQVLEALMPGVELYHYVTDSMAPHPCRDFVVLRMWRSDLPRGGCLLVSQSLDPEQPVPESGVRALMLTSQYLMEPCGLGRSRLTHICRADLRGRSPDWYNKVFGHLCAMEVAKIRDSFPTLQAAGPETKL comes from the exons AAGCTGAGGCCAAAAACGCATGCAGGTGGCTCCGAGCGACAGGATTCCCTCAGTATGCTCAGCTTTTTGAAG AAGGTTCGTTTCCTGTGGATATTGGCTCTGTGAAGAAGGACCACGGTTTTCTGGACGAGGACTCTTTGGGGGCCTTGTGCAG GAGGCTGATGACCTTGAACAGTTGTGCCTCGATGAAACTGGAGGTTCATTTTCAATGCAAGCAG AATGAAGACTCAGAGGAGGAAGAGCATTGTACCATCAACAACCACTGGGCCTTCCAGAGAGAAAGTAAGCGCTGGTCTCATGTGGGCTCCTCTGACCTGCTGGCCCCACCGAGCCCTGGCCTGCCAGTGACCTCCAGCTGTGAGAGCGTCCTCACTGAGCTTAGTGCCACCTCCCTGCCAGCCATCACTGTGAGCCTACCACCCGAGCCAGTGGGCCTGCCCTTGCTAGGCTGTGCTCCCAGCCCAAGTGGCCGGCCCTTCCTCAGCCCCACTCAGGACCAGGAGACTCCACAAGGCAAAGCCAAGAAGCACCGTTCCCGGAGCTTCCTCAAGCACCTTGAGTCTCTGAGGCGGAAGGAAAAGGGTGGCAGCCGGCAAGCAGAGCCAGAGCGTAGTTCAGCCACCTCGGAGAAGGCCACCAAAGCCGCCTCTTTCCGAAGTCGCCGTGGCTTCCTCTACAGGGCCAAGAACCGGGCGGCCACCTCAGCCAGTGGCAGTGGCACTGAGACCCAGAGGGCCTGGGAGGCCTGGCCTGTGGCCACATTCCAGCGTCCTCAGCGGGCACACTGGGGTGACTGCCTGGTGCACGTGCCCAGGGACCACAAACCAGGTACATTCCCTCGCTCCCTGTCCATTGAGAGCCTGTGCCCTGAGGATGGACACCACCTGGCAGATCGGCAGCCAGGTAGCTGCTGGGGCTATGAAGGGCGCCGGGGCTCCTGTGGCTCCACGGGCAGCCACACCAGCACCTATGACAACATGCCTGAGCTGTACCCAGCTGAGCCTGTCCTGGCTGGTGCCGAggctgaagaggaggaggagggtggggacagCCATACTCACCTGGATGACATCCTCCAGCACGTGTGGGGGCTGCAGCAGCGGGTGGAGCTCTGGTCTCAGGCCATGTACCCAGACCTGGGGCCTGGAgataaggaagaggaagaagaggaggaagccgCTTCATCAGTAGAAATAGCCACCAGTGGAGTGGAAGGCCAGACCGATGAGGCTCGGGCCCAGGGAGAGGCTCCAGCCCTCAGGGAGTCTTCAGCCCCGGGCCAGGCGGATGTCCAGCCAGGAGTCCCGGCTCAGGCTCAGGCCCCAGCTGAGGCTGAACTTCTGGCACTGGCAGAGGCCGGGGCCCCCGGCTTGGCTCAGGATCATGAGCAGGAGGCAAATTCAGGCGGGGAGCCCACCTCTGCCTCCAGTCTGTCTGTGGAAGGACACTCCATTTCTGACACTGTGGCCTCCTCCAGTGAGCTGGACAGTAGCGGGAACTCCACAAACGAGACTGAGGCCACAGGGTCCCTGGCTGGACTCCAGGCATCAGCACCCCGTGAACGACGAGATTCAGGTGTTGGGGCCTCACTTACCAGACCCTACAG GAAGCTCCGCTGGCACAGCTTCCAGAACTCCCACCGGCCCAGCCTCAACTCAGAGTCGCTGGAGATCAACCGGCAGTTTGCCAGCCAGATCCACCTCTTGCACAAGGGCTCACTGCTGCGGCTCACCGCCTTCATGGAGAAGTACACTGTCCCCCACAAACAGGGCTGGGTCTG GTCAGTGCCCAAGTTCATGAAGAGGAACAAGACACCGGACTACCGGGGTCAGCATGTGTTTGGGGTGCCGCCCCTCATCCATGTGCAGCGCACAGGCCAGCCACTACCCCAGAGCATTCAGCAAGCCATGCGCTACCTGCGTAGCCAGTGCCTGGACCAG GTGGGCATCTTCCGCAAATCCGGGGTGAAGTCCAGGATCCAGAACCTGCGTCAAATGAACGAGACCTCCCCCGACAACGTCTGCTACGAGGGCCAGTCTGCCTATGATGTGGCTGACCTGCTGAAGCAGTATTTCCGGGACCTGCCTGAGCCAATCTTCACCAGCAAGCTCACTACCACTTTCCTACAGATCTACCAGC TCCTCCCCAAGGATCAATGGTTGGCAGCCGCGCAAGCCGCCACCTTGCTGCTCCCCGATGAGAACCGAGAGGTGCTACAGACCCTGCTCTATTTCCTGAGCGACATTGCCTCAGCTGAGGAAAACCAGATGACAGCTGGTAACCTGGCTGTGTGCCTGGCACCTTCCATCTTCCACCTCAACGTCTCCAAGAAGGATAACCCCTCCCCCAG GATCAAGAGCAAACGTAGCCTGGTTGGCCGGCCAGGCCCTAAGGACTTGAGTGAGAACATGGCTGCCACCCAGGGCCTATCACACATGATCAGTGACTGCAAGAAACTTTTCCAG GTGCCCCAGGACATGGTGCTACAACTGTGTGGCTCCTACAGTGCAGCTGAGCTCAGCCCTCCGGGCCCAGCCCTGGCTGAGCTGCGGCAGGCCCGAGCTTCTGGCATGAGCCTGTGCCTCTACATGGAAGAGAGCATCCAGGAGCTGCTGCGCGATGCCGCTGAGCGCTTCAAGGGCTGGATGAGTGTGCCAGGGCCCCAGAACACGGAGCTGGCTTGCAAGAAG GCACCAGACGGGCACCCGCTGTGTGTGTGGAAGGCATCCACAGAAGTGGCTGCCCCTCCGGCCGTGGTGCTACACCGTGTCCTGCGGGAGAGGGCCCTCTGGGATGAGGACCTTCTGCGGGCCCAGGTGTTGGAAGCCCTGATGCCGGGTGTGGAGCTGTACCACTACGTCACCGACAGCATGGCGCCCCATCCCTGCCGCGACTTTGTGGTGCTCCG GATGTGGCGCTCTGACCTGCCCCGTGGGGGTTGCCTCCTCGTCTCTCAGTCCCTGGATCCTGAGCAACCCGTGCCGGAGTCGGGGGTGCGGGCCCTGATGCTCACTTCCCAGTACCTCATGGAACCTTGCGGCCTGGGCCGCTCCCGGCTCACTCACATCTGCCGCGCTGACCTCAG GGGCCGTTCTCCTGACTGGTACAACAAAGTCTTCGGGCACCTGTGTGCCATGGAGGTGGCAAAGATCCGGGATTCCTTCCCGACCCTGCAGGCAGCTGGCCCTGAGACAAAGTTGTGA
- the STARD8 gene encoding stAR-related lipid transfer protein 8 isoform X4: MTLNSCASMKLEVHFQCKQNEDSEEEEHCTINNHWAFQRESKRWSHVGSSDLLAPPSPGLPVTSSCESVLTELSATSLPAITVSLPPEPVGLPLLGCAPSPSGRPFLSPTQDQETPQGKAKKHRSRSFLKHLESLRRKEKGGSRQAEPERSSATSEKATKAASFRSRRGFLYRAKNRAATSASGSGTETQRAWEAWPVATFQRPQRAHWGDCLVHVPRDHKPGTFPRSLSIESLCPEDGHHLADRQPGSCWGYEGRRGSCGSTGSHTSTYDNMPELYPAEPVLAGAEAEEEEEGGDSHTHLDDILQHVWGLQQRVELWSQAMYPDLGPGDKEEEEEEEAASSVEIATSGVEGQTDEARAQGEAPALRESSAPGQADVQPGVPAQAQAPAEAELLALAEAGAPGLAQDHEQEANSGGEPTSASSLSVEGHSISDTVASSSELDSSGNSTNETEATGSLAGLQASAPRERRDSGVGASLTRPYRKLRWHSFQNSHRPSLNSESLEINRQFASQIHLLHKGSLLRLTAFMEKYTVPHKQGWVWSVPKFMKRNKTPDYRGQHVFGVPPLIHVQRTGQPLPQSIQQAMRYLRSQCLDQVGIFRKSGVKSRIQNLRQMNETSPDNVCYEGQSAYDVADLLKQYFRDLPEPIFTSKLTTTFLQIYQLLPKDQWLAAAQAATLLLPDENREVLQTLLYFLSDIASAEENQMTAGNLAVCLAPSIFHLNVSKKDNPSPRIKSKRSLVGRPGPKDLSENMAATQGLSHMISDCKKLFQVPQDMVLQLCGSYSAAELSPPGPALAELRQARASGMSLCLYMEESIQELLRDAAERFKGWMSVPGPQNTELACKKAPDGHPLCVWKASTEVAAPPAVVLHRVLRERALWDEDLLRAQVLEALMPGVELYHYVTDSMAPHPCRDFVVLRMWRSDLPRGGCLLVSQSLDPEQPVPESGVRALMLTSQYLMEPCGLGRSRLTHICRADLRGRSPDWYNKVFGHLCAMEVAKIRDSFPTLQAAGPETKL, translated from the exons ATGACCTTGAACAGTTGTGCCTCGATGAAACTGGAGGTTCATTTTCAATGCAAGCAG AATGAAGACTCAGAGGAGGAAGAGCATTGTACCATCAACAACCACTGGGCCTTCCAGAGAGAAAGTAAGCGCTGGTCTCATGTGGGCTCCTCTGACCTGCTGGCCCCACCGAGCCCTGGCCTGCCAGTGACCTCCAGCTGTGAGAGCGTCCTCACTGAGCTTAGTGCCACCTCCCTGCCAGCCATCACTGTGAGCCTACCACCCGAGCCAGTGGGCCTGCCCTTGCTAGGCTGTGCTCCCAGCCCAAGTGGCCGGCCCTTCCTCAGCCCCACTCAGGACCAGGAGACTCCACAAGGCAAAGCCAAGAAGCACCGTTCCCGGAGCTTCCTCAAGCACCTTGAGTCTCTGAGGCGGAAGGAAAAGGGTGGCAGCCGGCAAGCAGAGCCAGAGCGTAGTTCAGCCACCTCGGAGAAGGCCACCAAAGCCGCCTCTTTCCGAAGTCGCCGTGGCTTCCTCTACAGGGCCAAGAACCGGGCGGCCACCTCAGCCAGTGGCAGTGGCACTGAGACCCAGAGGGCCTGGGAGGCCTGGCCTGTGGCCACATTCCAGCGTCCTCAGCGGGCACACTGGGGTGACTGCCTGGTGCACGTGCCCAGGGACCACAAACCAGGTACATTCCCTCGCTCCCTGTCCATTGAGAGCCTGTGCCCTGAGGATGGACACCACCTGGCAGATCGGCAGCCAGGTAGCTGCTGGGGCTATGAAGGGCGCCGGGGCTCCTGTGGCTCCACGGGCAGCCACACCAGCACCTATGACAACATGCCTGAGCTGTACCCAGCTGAGCCTGTCCTGGCTGGTGCCGAggctgaagaggaggaggagggtggggacagCCATACTCACCTGGATGACATCCTCCAGCACGTGTGGGGGCTGCAGCAGCGGGTGGAGCTCTGGTCTCAGGCCATGTACCCAGACCTGGGGCCTGGAgataaggaagaggaagaagaggaggaagccgCTTCATCAGTAGAAATAGCCACCAGTGGAGTGGAAGGCCAGACCGATGAGGCTCGGGCCCAGGGAGAGGCTCCAGCCCTCAGGGAGTCTTCAGCCCCGGGCCAGGCGGATGTCCAGCCAGGAGTCCCGGCTCAGGCTCAGGCCCCAGCTGAGGCTGAACTTCTGGCACTGGCAGAGGCCGGGGCCCCCGGCTTGGCTCAGGATCATGAGCAGGAGGCAAATTCAGGCGGGGAGCCCACCTCTGCCTCCAGTCTGTCTGTGGAAGGACACTCCATTTCTGACACTGTGGCCTCCTCCAGTGAGCTGGACAGTAGCGGGAACTCCACAAACGAGACTGAGGCCACAGGGTCCCTGGCTGGACTCCAGGCATCAGCACCCCGTGAACGACGAGATTCAGGTGTTGGGGCCTCACTTACCAGACCCTACAG GAAGCTCCGCTGGCACAGCTTCCAGAACTCCCACCGGCCCAGCCTCAACTCAGAGTCGCTGGAGATCAACCGGCAGTTTGCCAGCCAGATCCACCTCTTGCACAAGGGCTCACTGCTGCGGCTCACCGCCTTCATGGAGAAGTACACTGTCCCCCACAAACAGGGCTGGGTCTG GTCAGTGCCCAAGTTCATGAAGAGGAACAAGACACCGGACTACCGGGGTCAGCATGTGTTTGGGGTGCCGCCCCTCATCCATGTGCAGCGCACAGGCCAGCCACTACCCCAGAGCATTCAGCAAGCCATGCGCTACCTGCGTAGCCAGTGCCTGGACCAG GTGGGCATCTTCCGCAAATCCGGGGTGAAGTCCAGGATCCAGAACCTGCGTCAAATGAACGAGACCTCCCCCGACAACGTCTGCTACGAGGGCCAGTCTGCCTATGATGTGGCTGACCTGCTGAAGCAGTATTTCCGGGACCTGCCTGAGCCAATCTTCACCAGCAAGCTCACTACCACTTTCCTACAGATCTACCAGC TCCTCCCCAAGGATCAATGGTTGGCAGCCGCGCAAGCCGCCACCTTGCTGCTCCCCGATGAGAACCGAGAGGTGCTACAGACCCTGCTCTATTTCCTGAGCGACATTGCCTCAGCTGAGGAAAACCAGATGACAGCTGGTAACCTGGCTGTGTGCCTGGCACCTTCCATCTTCCACCTCAACGTCTCCAAGAAGGATAACCCCTCCCCCAG GATCAAGAGCAAACGTAGCCTGGTTGGCCGGCCAGGCCCTAAGGACTTGAGTGAGAACATGGCTGCCACCCAGGGCCTATCACACATGATCAGTGACTGCAAGAAACTTTTCCAG GTGCCCCAGGACATGGTGCTACAACTGTGTGGCTCCTACAGTGCAGCTGAGCTCAGCCCTCCGGGCCCAGCCCTGGCTGAGCTGCGGCAGGCCCGAGCTTCTGGCATGAGCCTGTGCCTCTACATGGAAGAGAGCATCCAGGAGCTGCTGCGCGATGCCGCTGAGCGCTTCAAGGGCTGGATGAGTGTGCCAGGGCCCCAGAACACGGAGCTGGCTTGCAAGAAG GCACCAGACGGGCACCCGCTGTGTGTGTGGAAGGCATCCACAGAAGTGGCTGCCCCTCCGGCCGTGGTGCTACACCGTGTCCTGCGGGAGAGGGCCCTCTGGGATGAGGACCTTCTGCGGGCCCAGGTGTTGGAAGCCCTGATGCCGGGTGTGGAGCTGTACCACTACGTCACCGACAGCATGGCGCCCCATCCCTGCCGCGACTTTGTGGTGCTCCG GATGTGGCGCTCTGACCTGCCCCGTGGGGGTTGCCTCCTCGTCTCTCAGTCCCTGGATCCTGAGCAACCCGTGCCGGAGTCGGGGGTGCGGGCCCTGATGCTCACTTCCCAGTACCTCATGGAACCTTGCGGCCTGGGCCGCTCCCGGCTCACTCACATCTGCCGCGCTGACCTCAG GGGCCGTTCTCCTGACTGGTACAACAAAGTCTTCGGGCACCTGTGTGCCATGGAGGTGGCAAAGATCCGGGATTCCTTCCCGACCCTGCAGGCAGCTGGCCCTGAGACAAAGTTGTGA